The following are from one region of the Segatella oris genome:
- a CDS encoding DUF4856 domain-containing protein — MKKNTTIYSLLFLLLSALSSCSQWEGETVESAYREPQIPDPSYQFKRTGSSSVDYLECSLLRDPLDYIYSSYLRTANIMYESAMTRVKDYFDHGEFGLKPQEELAASPLHKADRKRILNDVEEIFKVTGRLSGLGQPSPGTYRNHKAKIGEGGYVGIHIGDVNIAFADEKGLVVAELFNGIVWGGIYLDKILNVHLNDSLYNDTRLRREHENTSLLPGRNYTELEHHWDLAYGYYQYWLPFVQAGGLPVLRESRIKIYNAFARGRLALTEYRYDEVQQQLQLIRTELSKVAAVRAMNLLVSDITLSNLDEDINNALVFLSQGCGALYALQFTLQESGKPHLSYNQVKSYINELTAGNGLWDKKRLLGDEATQGSLKHVAAQIGKVYGLTLNDIKRSY; from the coding sequence ATGAAAAAGAATACAACTATTTATAGCCTCCTGTTCCTGCTTCTGTCAGCACTGTCTTCATGCAGTCAGTGGGAAGGAGAAACGGTGGAATCGGCTTACAGGGAACCCCAGATTCCCGATCCTTCCTATCAGTTCAAACGCACTGGCAGCAGCAGTGTTGACTATCTTGAATGCAGTCTGCTGCGTGATCCGCTCGATTATATTTACAGCAGCTATCTCAGAACCGCCAACATCATGTATGAAAGTGCAATGACCAGGGTTAAAGATTATTTTGATCATGGTGAATTTGGGTTGAAACCGCAGGAGGAACTTGCTGCTTCACCGCTCCATAAAGCCGACCGAAAGCGCATTCTTAATGATGTGGAAGAAATCTTCAAGGTCACAGGAAGGCTCAGCGGACTTGGTCAACCCAGCCCGGGAACCTATCGAAACCACAAGGCAAAGATAGGTGAAGGCGGCTATGTAGGCATTCATATTGGCGATGTCAATATTGCCTTTGCAGATGAAAAAGGCTTAGTCGTGGCCGAACTGTTCAATGGTATTGTGTGGGGAGGCATCTATTTAGATAAAATTCTAAACGTACACCTCAACGACAGCCTGTACAATGACACTCGTTTGCGCCGTGAACATGAAAACACGTCACTGCTGCCGGGTCGCAACTACACAGAATTAGAACATCATTGGGACCTTGCTTACGGCTACTATCAATATTGGCTGCCCTTTGTACAGGCAGGCGGACTCCCCGTTTTACGCGAAAGCCGCATCAAGATTTATAATGCCTTTGCACGGGGACGGTTGGCACTTACCGAGTATCGCTACGATGAAGTGCAACAGCAGTTGCAACTGATAAGGACTGAACTTTCAAAGGTAGCAGCAGTCAGAGCTATGAACCTGTTAGTGAGTGATATCACTTTAAGCAATCTTGACGAGGACATCAATAACGCTCTTGTCTTTCTTTCACAAGGTTGCGGTGCACTTTATGCCTTGCAGTTCACCCTGCAGGAGTCTGGAAAACCACATCTTTCCTATAACCAGGTGAAGTCATATATCAATGAGTTGACTGCCGGCAATGGCCTTTGGGACAAGAAACGTCTCTTAGGTGATGAAGCAACGCAGGGTTCGCTCAAGCATGTGGCAGCACAGATAGGGAAAGTATATGGGCTGACACTCAACGATATTAAACGTTCGTATTAA